A region from the Vicia villosa cultivar HV-30 ecotype Madison, WI linkage group LG3, Vvil1.0, whole genome shotgun sequence genome encodes:
- the LOC131655898 gene encoding rho GDP-dissociation inhibitor 1-like, translating into MGLDNDDKETGQTSEAGNKEQEEHHEPLSRHTSESSVYGTEEEEDEYGSKIQLGPLCTLKEHLEKDKDDESLRKWKEQLLGSVDVNNIGEILEPEVSFTSLSIISPGRDDIVLPIPEDGKPKGLWFTLKEGSPYRLKFSLVVTNNIVSGLKYTNTVWKTAVKVDSTKEMLGTFSPQQEPYTHEMPEEVTPSGMFARGQYTARTKFLDDDNKCYLEINYTFDIRKDWA; encoded by the exons ATGGGGTTGGATAATGATGACAAAGAGACAGGACAAACTAGTGAGGCTGGCAATAAAGAACAAGAAGAACATCATGAGCCTCTTAGCAGGCATACAAGCGAATCGTCTGTTTATGGaactgaggaagaagaagatgaatatggaAGCAAAATACAGCTAGGTCCTCTTTGCACTCTTAAAGAACATCTTGAGAAAGATAAG GATGATGAGAGTCTGAGGAAATGGAAGGAGCAGCTTCTTGGGAGTGTGGATGTAAACAACATTGGAG AAATTCTTGAACCAGAAGTGAGTTTTACAAGTCTTTCAATAATATCTCCTGGTAGAGATGACATAGTTCTTCCAATTCCTGAAGATGGAAAACCAAAGGGGTTATGGTTTACACTTAAAGAAGGTAGTCCTTACCGTCTGAAATTCAGCCTTGTGGTGACAAATAACATTGTTTCTGGATTAAAATACACCAATACTGTATGGAAAACTGCTGTTAAAG TGGATAGCACTAAAGAGATGCTTGGAACTTTCAGTCCTCAGCAAGAGCCTTACACACATGAAATGCCAGAAGAAGTTACACCTTCTGGGATGTTTGCTAGGGGACAATATACTGCAAGAACAAAG TTTCTTGATGATGACAATAAATGTTACTTGGAGATCAATTATACTTTTGATATTAGGAAGGATTGGGCTTGA